The nucleotide window CCACCGCCGTGTCACCAGTCGTTCGTCGCGACGGTCGCGGAATCGCCCCCGTCGCGGGCGTGCTGCTGATCGCGATCACGGTCGTGCTGGCCGGCGGCGTCGCGACCGCGGCGCTCGACGCGCCGAGCGACCCGGCACCGTCGGCGGTGCTGTCGCTGTCGGCGACCGACGACCGCGTCTCGATCTATCACCGCGGCGGCGATCCGATCGACGTCGCGGCCGCGACCCTCCGCGTCCGCGTCGACGGCGAACCGCTCGACGAACAGCCGCCGGTCCCGTTCTTCTCCGCGACCGGCTTCCACCCCGGACCGACCGGCCCGTTCAACGCCGCCAGCGACGACACGTGGCGGACCGGCGACACGGCGACGTTCCGCGTCGCCGGGACCAACGACCCGACGCTCGAACCGGGCCGGACGGTGACCGTCGAGGTTACGGTCAACGGGCAGCCGGTCGCGTCGCTGGAAACGGTCGTCGAGTCGGGGTGAGAACGTGGCCGCGATGGAATCGACGATTCAGTTGGTGGCGTCCGTCTCGTCGCCGCCCGGGACCCGAGCGACGGTCGTGATCGCTC belongs to Halorubrum sp. DM2 and includes:
- a CDS encoding type IV pilin N-terminal domain-containing protein, yielding MAPVAGVLLIAITVVLAGGVATAALDAPSDPAPSAVLSLSATDDRVSIYHRGGDPIDVAAATLRVRVDGEPLDEQPPVPFFSATGFHPGPTGPFNAASDDTWRTGDTATFRVAGTNDPTLEPGRTVTVEVTVNGQPVASLETVVESG